Part of the Chloroflexaceae bacterium genome is shown below.
CGCCCGGGTGAACGCCAGTTGCGTGTACAACCTGCTCCACCGCTTCGAGCGCGCCCTGGAGCTGAGCGATCGCGGGCTGACCAGCTACCGCCAGGCGGACGATCTCTATGGCGCTGCCTTCGCCCTCTACATGCGCGGCAACAACGCGCTCTACCTGGGGCGCTGGGAAGCGGCTATCGCCGATCTGGACGAGGCCGCGGCGATTTACCGCGCCGCGGAGATGCATGCCCGCCTGGCCGCGATTGACTGGGCGCGGGGCTTTCTGCATCAACTGCTCGGCAACGAGGCTGCGAGCCTGGCAGCCTATGAGCGCGCCCTGACCATTGCCGCCTCCGACGAGCATGGCAATGCCGTCCTCGCCGCCGACATTCTTACCGAACTGGGCCTGATCTACCAGTTGCAGGCCCGCTGGGACGACGCCGACGCGGCCTTCCGCCGGGCGATCGCCCTCCAGGAAGCCCTGGGCAACGCGCTGAGCCGCGCCCTGCTGATGCACCGCCATGCCCAGTTGCTCGACCGCCGCGGCGCCCGTATGGCTGCCCTGGCCACCCTGCGCGAGGCCGTTGATCTGCTGGAAACGCTGCGCGTGGCCACCTCTGCCGAAGACCTGAAGATCAGCCTCCTGGGCACCGCCGAACAGGTGTATGAAACGATCGTCCTGACCTACCTCGCGCAGGACGATCCTGAAAGCGCCTTTGCCTACGTTGAGCGAGCACGGGCGCGAGCCTTTCTCGACCTGGTGGCGCGCCGCGACGCCCCGGCGGACGCGCTTGCGCACCGGCCCACCGTCACGCTGGCCGATGTGCAACGGCAGATGGCCCCCGACGCCCTGGTGCTCGAATACTTCTGCATCGGGGTGCTGCCGCCCGGCGACTCCTTTCTGGCGCGCATTCCCCCTGAGAACACCCGGCTCCTTGAGCTGGTGCGCCCGCAGCCGGAGATCCTGCTCTTCGCCATTACTCGCGAGGCGCTGCAGGTGTACCGGATCGCTTTCGATCCGAACCTGCTGCGCCCTCCGGCCGATGACCCGACTCCAGGCTGGCACCTGGTGACGCAACGCAAGCTGCGCTGGATGTACGACCGGCTGATCGCCCCTGTCGAGAGCCTGCTGGTGAAGCGCGCCGTGGTCCATCTTATTCCGCACGGGCCGTTGCATTACGTTCCCTTTGTCGCCCTGTCCACGCCCCGAGGCGGCGCTCTGCTCGACGTGGCCGGGCCGGCGCTGACCTTCGCGCCCAGCGCCACGGTGCTCTGCGACTGCCTGGCGCGGCCCCAGAGCACCGGGAGCGTGAGTCTGGCGCTCGGCTACAACTATCAGGGCGAGGCGCGACTGTTTCTGGCCGAGCACGAGGCCCAGATCGTCGGCGCTATGCTTGACGCCCGCGTGATCGTCGGCGATGCAGCCAAGCGCGCCGATTTGTTCGCCTCCGGCCCCGCCCTGCGCTGCCTGCACATCGCCGGCCATGCAGTCTATCGAGCCAGCGATCCCCTGGGTTCCTTCCTGTGCCTCGGCGCCGATGACAACCTCGATGCCCGTGCGCTCATGGGCGCGTTGCAGTTGCGTGACACGCTGGTTACCCTGAACGCCTGCACTTCGGGCTTGAGCCAGGTCGCCTCCGGCGACGAGTTGCTCGGTTTGCCGCGAGCATTTCTGTATGCCGGGGCGGCGACCATTGTCTGCGCGCTCCATGAGATTGACGATATCGCCGCCTATGTTCTTATGGTATTGTTCTACGCGAATCTTGCAGCCGGAGCAGCGCCCGCCGAAGCCATCCATCAGGCGCAACTCACGCTTCGCGATTCTGATCGAGACACGGTGGTCGCTCTACTGCGGCGTTCTGGAGCGGCAACGTCTCAGGTCCTCGCCGCCCTGGAGAGCTATGACCAGCGGCCCTTCGCCCATCCGCGCTTCTGGGCCGCGTTTATGCTGATCGGAAAACCCTAGGGGATTTGGGCTTGAGCAAGGGATGGTTCGTCGGGCTGGCACTGCTTCAACGCAGGCGAGAAGCAGTCGTGAAACGGGATAGGCGCTATGCAGACCACCAGACTTGGCCGGAGCGGCCTGGAAGTGAGCCGCCTGTGTCTGGGCGGGAATGTCTTTGGCTGGACCTGTGACGAGGCGACCTCCCAGCAGGTGCTGGACGCCTACGTGGACGCGGGCGGCAATTTCATTGATACGGCGGATGTCTATTCGCGCTGGGCGCCGGGCCACGCCGGCGGCGAGTCGGAGGCGGTGCTGGGCCGCTGGATGCAGGCCCGCGGGAACCGGTCGCGCGTGATTATCGCCACCAAAGTGGGCTCGGCGATGGGTGAGGGGCCAAATATGGGCGGTCTCTCGCGCCAGCATATGATGCGCGCGGTGGATGATTCGTTGCGCCGCCTGCAAACCGACTATATTGATCTCTATCAGGCCCACTTCGATGACGACCGCGTCCCGCTGGAAGAAACCCTGCGGGCCTTTGACGACCTGGTGCGGCAGGGCAAGGTGCGCTACATCGGCGCCTCGAACTACCACGCCTGGCGGCTGGTGCAGGCCCTGTGGGTCAGCGACCGCTATGGCTACGCGGCGTATATCTCGCTCCAACCGAAGTACAATCTGGTGGACCGCGACGAATTTGAAGGCGATCTGGAGGCGGCCTGCCGCGCCTTTGGTCTGGGGGTCATTCCTTATGCGCCGCTTGGCGGCGGCTTCCTCACCGGCAAGTACCGTCGCGACGGCGCTCTGCCCGTTACCGAGCGCGCCCCCAAGGTGCAACAGCGCTACATGCATGCCCGTGGCTGGGCCGTGCTGGAGGCGGTGCAGCGGGTAGCCGAAGGGCGGGGCGCGACGCCCGCGCAGGTGGCCCTGGCCTGGCACCTGGCCCGTCCGAGCATCACAGCGCCGATTGTGAGCGCCACCAGCGTCGAGCAACTCGTTGAGTTGCTCGGAGCGCTGGAGCTGCGGCTGAGCGCCGACGAGCTGGAATATCTGGCGAGAACATAGGCCCTGCCGGGGAGGGTTCGGGTGGTGCAGCCGCCTGAACCTTCTGGGCGGCAACGTAGCCGCCCTGCGTTCACTGCGGGTCAGGGTGCTGCGCGCAGGCTCTCTACTTCTCGCAGGATCAGTTGATAGCTGTTGTCCTTTCTGTTATAGTGCACTATATGCGGAAGTGAAAGAATCTGTACCGCGGCTGGCTGGCTGGCAGGCTGTTCGGCCTGGCAGCGGCCCAAGGTGAAAGGGACGTGACCATGACGACCTCAAAGCCCAGTGTGTCCGGCACGACGCCCGATATCGGCCTGAGCGCAGCGAACGTGCAAGGTGTAGTGGCGCTGCTGAGCCGCCTGCTCGCCGATGAGCACGTGCTGTACATGCGTCTGCGCAACTACCACTGGAACGTCGTCGGAATGGCCTTTGGCCCGCTGCATGCGTTGTTCCAGCAGCAGTACGAGGCGCTGGAACATGACATTGACGAAATTGCCGAGCGCATTCGCTCGCTCGGCGCCCCCGCTCCGGGCACCATGACCGAGTTATTGCAACTCACCACCCTGTCCGAGCGTCCTGGCGAGTATCCCGATGATCGCACCATGGTGGCCAACCTGGTCGCCGATCACGAGGCTATTATCCGCCATCTCCGCCGCGACGTGCGCGCGACCGATGAGCAGTACGACGATATGGGCACCAGCGATTTTCTTACCGCGCTGATGGAGAAGCACGAGAAGATGGCCTGGATGTTGCGCGCCCACATCGAGCAGCGCGGCTAGCCTCTCAGCCCAGGAGGGCTGCGTTTCCGAATAAACGTTGCGCTAGTAGTGAGTGCGAGGGCCGGCGGCCCTCGCACGTTCTTTTGCTGGGACGGGGCAGCTTCTCCGTGCAGCGTTAGCAACGTGTTAGCGTATGTTCAGAGGGACCCGGTCCTTCCGAACTTCCCCTCGGGCAACG
Proteins encoded:
- a CDS encoding CHAT domain-containing protein; the protein is MSVPTLPAIVRCAIFERFDPPMLRAVLELDADEAEAVLAMAEIERLEPGVFALRSEARRALLARLRAEAAPEERALHQRAFDYAAGRLASQGAEAPWLVAACLHHLEALRDLNLDYMRWHEVSAMIARVRALPLEPQADHADRLALLEAHHALRQQAYAQSERIIEQLLRRADLSPRLRGEALVTRGLCAMIQARNEAALADFAAAEALGVASDDAGLQARARVNASCVYNLLHRFERALELSDRGLTSYRQADDLYGAAFALYMRGNNALYLGRWEAAIADLDEAAAIYRAAEMHARLAAIDWARGFLHQLLGNEAASLAAYERALTIAASDEHGNAVLAADILTELGLIYQLQARWDDADAAFRRAIALQEALGNALSRALLMHRHAQLLDRRGARMAALATLREAVDLLETLRVATSAEDLKISLLGTAEQVYETIVLTYLAQDDPESAFAYVERARARAFLDLVARRDAPADALAHRPTVTLADVQRQMAPDALVLEYFCIGVLPPGDSFLARIPPENTRLLELVRPQPEILLFAITREALQVYRIAFDPNLLRPPADDPTPGWHLVTQRKLRWMYDRLIAPVESLLVKRAVVHLIPHGPLHYVPFVALSTPRGGALLDVAGPALTFAPSATVLCDCLARPQSTGSVSLALGYNYQGEARLFLAEHEAQIVGAMLDARVIVGDAAKRADLFASGPALRCLHIAGHAVYRASDPLGSFLCLGADDNLDARALMGALQLRDTLVTLNACTSGLSQVASGDELLGLPRAFLYAGAATIVCALHEIDDIAAYVLMVLFYANLAAGAAPAEAIHQAQLTLRDSDRDTVVALLRRSGAATSQVLAALESYDQRPFAHPRFWAAFMLIGKP
- a CDS encoding aldo/keto reductase → MQTTRLGRSGLEVSRLCLGGNVFGWTCDEATSQQVLDAYVDAGGNFIDTADVYSRWAPGHAGGESEAVLGRWMQARGNRSRVIIATKVGSAMGEGPNMGGLSRQHMMRAVDDSLRRLQTDYIDLYQAHFDDDRVPLEETLRAFDDLVRQGKVRYIGASNYHAWRLVQALWVSDRYGYAAYISLQPKYNLVDRDEFEGDLEAACRAFGLGVIPYAPLGGGFLTGKYRRDGALPVTERAPKVQQRYMHARGWAVLEAVQRVAEGRGATPAQVALAWHLARPSITAPIVSATSVEQLVELLGALELRLSADELEYLART
- a CDS encoding DNA starvation/stationary phase protection protein encodes the protein MTTSKPSVSGTTPDIGLSAANVQGVVALLSRLLADEHVLYMRLRNYHWNVVGMAFGPLHALFQQQYEALEHDIDEIAERIRSLGAPAPGTMTELLQLTTLSERPGEYPDDRTMVANLVADHEAIIRHLRRDVRATDEQYDDMGTSDFLTALMEKHEKMAWMLRAHIEQRG